The DNA sequence AATGCATCAGAGATATACAGAAATTGACAGGCCGGCTCGCCGCCCTTCGGCGTTTCATTTCCCGGTCAGCCGAAAAAGCACTTCCCTTCTTCGCCGTGCTCAGAGGGTCAAAGAATTTTGAGTGGGGGCCCGAATGCCAAAAGGCGTTTGAAGAAGTAAAATAATATTTGACAAAGGCACCGCTCTTGATGAGGCCCGATCCGAAGGAAACTCTTCAACTTTATCTAGCTGTGTCCGACAGAACTCTGGGGGCCGTCCTTATGAAAAACTATGAAGATAATCAACATCATGTGTTCTACGTGTCCCATGTCCTCAAGGACGCAGAGACAAGGTACCCCAACGCTGAAAAATTCGCATATGGGTTGGTTATGGCCTTCCAAAAATTGCGGCATTATTTCCAAGGCCGGACGGTCCAAGTTGTCACCAGCCAACCTCTGAAGAAGATTTTGACTAGGCCCGAAGCCTCTGGGGGAGTCGTAGCATGGTCCATCGAACTCGGGGAATTTGATCTCGAATACGTTCCTCGAACGACAATTAAGGCCCAGGTTTTGGCCGACTTCATGGTTGAACACACATTCTCGGGCCCGAAGGATCTTTCACCTGATGAACAACTAATCCGGATCCCAGGAAAGTGGAAGCTTTTTGTAGATGGGTCGGTAGCCGGAAAAAAGTGTGGGGCCGACTTAATCCTCTCCAGCCCCGAAGGATGTGAGATATGCCAAGCCATAAGGTTTGACTTCCCTTTGACAAATAATGAGACCGAATATGAGGCCCTCCTCGCAGGCATGAAGCTGGCCCGAAGCCTTGAGGCGAAACACCTAAAGGCCTTCAGCGACTCTATGTTGGTCGTAAAACACTTCACGGGGGAGTATGAACAAAGGGATCCCCGAACGAAAGCCTATGCTGCCAAGGTATGTGATACTTCTTTATCATTTGAAACTTTTGAACTAAGTCTAATTGGCAGAGAGAACAATTCTAGGGTAGATGCCCTTTCCAGGCTAGCTTCGGCCGAGACACATAACTTAACTGGTTCTATTTACCTCACCGAAGCCAAGATGCCTTCGATCGAGAAGAAAGAATGTCTAGAAATTCACCAGGGGAGCGACTGGATGACCCCCCTCAGGAACTTTTTGGAAAAAGGCATTCTACCACCCGACCGAAAGGATGCACTGAAAATTAGATATAGAGCATCGAACTACACAATAATCAATGGGCGGATGTATCACCGATCAGCCAGTCAACCCCTTCTGCGCTGTTTGAACAACGAAGAACAGCAACAGGCTTTGGAGGCAGTGCACGAAGGAATTTGCGGCAAGCACCTGGCTGGTCGGTCGCTCGCCTTTAAAATTCTCCGACAGGGATTCTTCTAGCCCACTCTGAGGGCAGACGCCAGCGACTATGTAAAATGGTGGGTACAGTGCCAGCTGTTCGCCACTGTCCCGAAACAGCCCCCAGAAGAAATGGCCTCTGTAATAAGCCCCATTTCATTCGCCGTATGGGCCGTGGACATAGTCGGCATGCTGCCCACCAGCACAATGCAAGCGAAGTACTGCATAATCGCCATGGACTATATGACCAAATGGGTCGAAGCTTGCCCTCTGTCATCTATAACCGAAGATGCCGCTAAAAAGTTCTTCCTGGAACAGGTCATTCTCCGGTTTGGCATTCTGAAAACATGCATCTCGGATAAGGGAGCTCAGTTTATTGGGAACAAATTCTGCAAGTTTCTGCATCATTTCGGAATTGAACAGAAATTTAGCTCAGTCACCCACCCGCAAGGAAATGGGGCAATCGAGGCGGCGAATAAAGTAATATTCCGAGGAATCAAAAAGAGGTTGGGCGAGGCAAAAGGAAGAGGGGCAGAAGAACTCCCTTGGATCTTATGGGCCTACCGAACCACCCCCCAAACATCAACGGGAGAAACTCCTTTTAGAATGGCCTATGGAACCGAGGCCCTAGTTCCTGTTGAAG is a window from the Apium graveolens cultivar Ventura chromosome 1, ASM990537v1, whole genome shotgun sequence genome containing:
- the LOC141711003 gene encoding uncharacterized protein LOC141711003; the encoded protein is MRPDPKETLQLYLAVSDRTLGAVLMKNYEDNQHHVFYVSHVLKDAETRYPNAEKFAYGLVMAFQKLRHYFQGRTVQVVTSQPLKKILTRPEASGGVVAWSIELGEFDLEYVPRTTIKAQVLADFMVEHTFSGPKDLSPDEQLIRIPGKWKLFVDGSVAGKKCGADLILSSPEGCEICQAIRFDFPLTNNETEYEALLAGMKLARSLEAKHLKAFSDSMLVVKHFTGEYEQRDPRTKAYAAKVCDTSLSFETFELSLIGRENNSRVDALSRLASAETHNLTGSIYLTEAKMPSIEKKECLEIHQGSDWMTPLRNFLEKGILPPDRKDALKIRYRASNYTIINGRMYHRSASQPLLRCLNNEEQQQALEAVHEGICGKHLAGRSLAFKILRQGFF